A genomic stretch from Aminobacter aminovorans includes:
- a CDS encoding FAD-binding oxidoreductase: MDIAEATRLLASGTARAGSLLAYGNGRSYGDSCQNSAGAVVDMRPRKRVIAFNAETGLIEAEAGTLLADIIAYAAPHGFFPAVVPGTQFVTLGGAIANDVHGKNHHRRGSFGCHVERLTLLRSDGRSYACSAGENARLFWATIGGMGLTGIILSATIRLMRVPSLDIAETVKPFGSLGEYFDLADAADRDNEYAVAWIDQMAGGKHAGRGLLLAGNHAAYGARTAERGTARLSVPFQPPLTLLNRPFLRLFNAAYGWRRGRLRESQASYQKFFFPLDGVADWNRLYGPSGLYQHQSVVPEAAARETMPALLAAARRAGQGSFLTVLKRFGSQRSPALLSFARPGYTLTLDFPNHGRRTLELLAELDRITVGAGGAVNPYKDARMSAETFAASFRDWQRLEAMRDPAFMSDFWARTAGRLGGRNGETAQAAE; the protein is encoded by the coding sequence ATGGATATCGCCGAGGCAACGCGGCTTTTGGCCAGCGGGACGGCACGCGCCGGATCGCTGCTCGCTTATGGCAATGGCCGCAGCTATGGCGACAGCTGCCAGAACAGCGCCGGCGCCGTCGTCGACATGCGGCCGCGCAAGCGCGTCATCGCATTCAATGCCGAGACCGGCCTGATCGAAGCCGAGGCCGGCACGCTGCTGGCCGACATCATCGCCTATGCCGCCCCACACGGGTTTTTCCCGGCTGTCGTGCCGGGGACGCAGTTCGTCACGCTCGGCGGCGCCATCGCCAACGACGTGCATGGCAAGAACCACCACCGTCGCGGCAGTTTTGGCTGCCATGTCGAACGCCTGACATTGCTGCGCTCGGACGGGCGCAGCTATGCCTGCTCGGCCGGCGAGAACGCCCGGCTGTTCTGGGCGACGATCGGCGGCATGGGGCTGACCGGCATCATCCTGTCCGCCACGATCCGGCTGATGCGGGTACCCTCGCTCGACATCGCCGAGACGGTGAAGCCTTTCGGCAGCCTGGGCGAATATTTCGATCTCGCCGACGCCGCCGACCGCGACAACGAATATGCCGTTGCCTGGATCGACCAGATGGCCGGCGGCAAGCATGCCGGCCGCGGCTTGCTGCTTGCCGGCAACCACGCCGCCTATGGCGCGCGGACGGCCGAACGCGGCACGGCAAGACTGTCGGTGCCGTTCCAGCCGCCATTGACCTTGCTCAACCGGCCCTTCCTGAGGCTGTTCAACGCCGCTTATGGCTGGCGGCGCGGCCGCCTCAGGGAAAGCCAGGCGAGCTACCAGAAGTTCTTCTTTCCGCTCGACGGTGTTGCCGACTGGAACCGGCTCTACGGTCCGAGCGGGCTTTACCAGCACCAGAGCGTCGTGCCTGAAGCTGCGGCGCGCGAAACCATGCCGGCATTGCTGGCGGCGGCGCGGCGCGCCGGGCAGGGCTCGTTCCTGACCGTGCTCAAACGTTTTGGCAGCCAGCGTTCGCCAGCTTTGCTGTCCTTCGCGCGCCCGGGCTACACGCTGACGCTCGATTTTCCGAACCATGGCCGGCGCACGCTGGAACTGCTCGCCGAACTCGACCGGATCACCGTCGGCGCCGGTGGCGCGGTCAATCCCTACAAGGACGCGCGCATGTCGGCTGAGACATTCGCGGCTTCGTTCCGGGACTGGCAGCGGCTCGAGGCGATGCGCGATCCGGCATTCATGTCCGACTTCTGGGCCCGGACCGCCGGCCGCCTGGGCGGGCGCAATGGCGAGACGGCGCAGGCGGCCGAGTAG
- a CDS encoding EamA family transporter, which translates to MKYILFILFTVMTNAAAQLMLKQGMMSLGPLSFEGTNPLIKILQIVFSPWVFAGLLTFVISMASHLYVLSKVELSFAYPFLSLAYVAVAVFAYFVFHEDLNAWRIAGIAFICVGTVLIAQSGRDHGEVVAAASTEPTKTSELLR; encoded by the coding sequence ATGAAATATATCCTCTTCATCCTTTTCACAGTGATGACCAATGCCGCGGCCCAGCTGATGCTGAAGCAGGGCATGATGTCTCTTGGGCCGCTTTCTTTCGAAGGCACCAATCCGCTGATCAAGATACTGCAGATCGTCTTCAGCCCATGGGTCTTCGCCGGACTGCTGACTTTCGTCATCTCTATGGCGTCGCACCTCTATGTGCTGTCCAAGGTCGAGCTCAGCTTCGCCTATCCCTTCCTCAGCCTAGCCTATGTGGCGGTGGCGGTGTTTGCCTACTTCGTCTTTCATGAAGACCTGAATGCCTGGCGCATCGCCGGCATCGCCTTCATCTGCGTCGGCACCGTGCTGATCGCCCAGAGCGGCCGCGACCATGGCGAAGTTGTCGCCGCGGCCTCTACCGAACCCACCAAGACAAGCGAGCTTTTGCGATGA
- a CDS encoding NAD-dependent epimerase/dehydratase family protein, with protein MRHIIFGGDGFVGRHLAPKLIADGEEVVVADIVKSDLAHYRNARFVHCDVTDPAAIAAVGIKADDMVYNLSAKMLSPLQVRAKRHDFFFPVNYFGTENIIKAMDHAAAPRLVHYTTDMIYGHTVTHPMTEEHPVAPLGEYGWSKQKTEELAAEWRTRGMNISLFRPRLIIGPGRLGILEKLFKLIDWNLPVPMIGSGRNPYQFISVFDCAEAARLAWKAGVPNEAYNLGSLNPPPVRKLLGDLVKHAGSKSILLPTPGWAVKRTLDLLDLMNMPIMDPEQYLIADEECVLDVSKGERQLGWVPQYRDEDMLIAAYKEYRAKKDGLAASTQHAPAE; from the coding sequence ATGAGACACATCATTTTCGGAGGCGACGGCTTCGTCGGTCGTCATCTTGCGCCCAAACTGATCGCCGACGGCGAAGAGGTTGTCGTTGCCGACATCGTCAAGAGCGATCTGGCGCATTACCGCAACGCACGCTTTGTCCATTGCGACGTGACCGATCCCGCCGCGATCGCCGCCGTTGGCATCAAGGCCGACGACATGGTCTACAACCTGTCGGCCAAAATGCTGTCGCCGCTGCAGGTGCGGGCCAAGCGCCACGACTTCTTTTTCCCGGTCAACTATTTCGGTACCGAGAACATCATCAAGGCGATGGACCATGCGGCAGCGCCGAGGCTGGTCCACTACACCACCGACATGATCTACGGCCACACCGTGACCCATCCGATGACCGAAGAGCATCCGGTGGCGCCGCTCGGCGAATATGGCTGGTCGAAGCAGAAGACCGAGGAACTGGCGGCCGAGTGGCGGACGCGCGGCATGAACATCTCGCTGTTCCGCCCGCGCCTGATCATCGGGCCCGGGCGTCTCGGCATTCTGGAGAAGCTGTTCAAGCTGATCGACTGGAACCTGCCGGTGCCGATGATCGGTTCGGGCAGGAATCCATACCAATTCATCTCGGTGTTCGACTGCGCCGAGGCAGCGCGGCTTGCCTGGAAGGCCGGCGTGCCGAACGAGGCCTACAATCTCGGTTCGCTCAATCCGCCGCCGGTGCGCAAGCTGCTCGGCGACCTGGTCAAGCATGCCGGTTCGAAGTCGATCCTGCTGCCGACGCCGGGCTGGGCGGTCAAGCGGACGCTCGACCTGCTCGACCTGATGAACATGCCGATCATGGATCCCGAGCAGTATCTGATCGCCGACGAGGAGTGCGTGCTCGACGTCTCCAAGGGCGAGCGCCAGCTCGGCTGGGTGCCGCAATACCGCGACGAGGACATGCTCATCGCAGCCTACAAGGAATATCGCGCCAAAAAGGACGGCCTCGCTGCGTCGACGCAGCACGCCCCGGCTGAATAG
- a CDS encoding aspartate aminotransferase family protein yields MTSAKLAKPNLMSVEQAKALDVARMTDLFKAHLNPGQLHFMKLLGFHKIKIERAEGMHYIDQNGRKILDFFGGFGSLALGHNHPRVLEARKKFQDEKRHEIGIAFMSQYASALAYNLAQISPGDLDMVFFGSSGSEAMEAAVKLAERAAGPARPKIVYAENSFHGKTKGVLSVTDGALYRGEFKLTENTVRVPFGDIDAIEKAFRSDPAIGAIVLETIQGGGGINKAPAAFWHKLRALCDQYGVIWVADEVQCGVGRSGRFYAFEHYDVVPDITAVAKSLGGGKAAMAAMIARRDVYMKAYGTPKTAMIHAMATFGGIGEGCITAIETLNVLYDEGLIENSADTGAYLLARLEELQAKYPKIIKEVRGQGLMVGLEFHDFSQTLPMVLRPVVSVLDDKLKGSLSGFVGALLLRDYDVLVAFTEYNRNVVRLLPPLTCSRADVDVLIAALDSLLGRGIVSIVKDFVKSQVK; encoded by the coding sequence ATGACTTCGGCAAAGCTCGCCAAGCCGAACCTGATGTCGGTCGAGCAGGCCAAGGCGCTCGACGTCGCCAGGATGACCGACCTGTTCAAGGCGCATCTCAACCCCGGCCAGCTGCATTTCATGAAGCTGCTCGGCTTCCACAAGATCAAGATCGAGCGCGCCGAGGGCATGCACTACATCGATCAGAACGGCCGCAAGATCCTCGATTTCTTCGGCGGCTTCGGTTCGCTGGCGCTCGGCCACAACCATCCGCGCGTGCTCGAGGCGCGCAAGAAGTTCCAGGACGAGAAGCGCCACGAAATCGGCATCGCCTTCATGTCGCAATACGCCTCGGCGCTGGCCTACAATCTGGCGCAGATCTCGCCCGGCGATCTCGACATGGTGTTTTTCGGCTCGTCCGGTTCGGAAGCCATGGAAGCCGCGGTCAAGCTCGCCGAGCGTGCTGCGGGTCCGGCACGTCCCAAGATCGTCTATGCCGAGAACTCGTTCCACGGAAAGACCAAGGGCGTGCTCTCGGTCACCGACGGCGCGCTCTATCGCGGTGAGTTCAAGCTCACCGAAAACACCGTGCGGGTGCCGTTCGGCGACATCGATGCCATCGAGAAGGCGTTCCGTTCCGATCCGGCCATCGGCGCCATCGTGCTCGAGACGATCCAGGGTGGCGGCGGCATCAACAAGGCGCCGGCCGCGTTCTGGCACAAGCTGCGCGCGCTGTGCGACCAGTATGGCGTGATCTGGGTCGCCGACGAGGTGCAGTGCGGCGTCGGCCGTTCGGGCCGTTTCTATGCCTTCGAGCACTATGACGTGGTGCCCGACATCACTGCGGTTGCCAAGTCGCTGGGCGGCGGCAAGGCAGCGATGGCTGCAATGATCGCACGCCGCGACGTCTACATGAAGGCCTATGGCACGCCGAAGACCGCGATGATCCATGCCATGGCGACCTTCGGCGGTATCGGCGAAGGCTGCATCACGGCCATCGAGACGCTCAACGTGCTCTATGACGAAGGCCTGATCGAGAATTCGGCCGACACCGGCGCCTATCTCCTGGCGCGGCTGGAGGAGCTCCAGGCCAAGTACCCCAAGATCATCAAAGAGGTTCGCGGCCAGGGACTGATGGTCGGGCTCGAGTTCCACGACTTCTCGCAGACGCTGCCGATGGTGCTGCGCCCGGTGGTCAGCGTGCTCGACGACAAGCTCAAGGGGTCGCTGTCGGGCTTCGTCGGTGCGCTGCTGCTGCGTGACTACGACGTGCTGGTGGCCTTCACCGAGTACAACCGCAATGTCGTGCGCCTGCTGCCGCCGCTGACCTGCAGCCGCGCCGATGTCGACGTGCTGATCGCAGCCCTCGACAGCCTGCTCGGCCGCGGCATCGTTTCGATCGTCAAGGACTTCGTCAAAAGCCAGGTCAAGTAA
- a CDS encoding cupin domain-containing protein yields MVKPIMNLDEVEFDDIEENGIYTSKRASISRHIGAQNLGYNLTVLPPGKVQCPFHNHRGEEEMFFILEGEGELRFGDKRFPIRQHDVIACPTGGAEVAHQIINTGTTTMRYLALSTLVDACEYPDSGKVMVVSGKPGFPGLRKMFRAENTTDYYDRESR; encoded by the coding sequence ATGGTCAAGCCGATCATGAATCTGGACGAGGTCGAGTTCGACGACATCGAGGAGAATGGCATCTACACGTCGAAGAGGGCGTCGATAAGCCGTCACATCGGCGCGCAAAACCTCGGCTACAACCTCACAGTCCTGCCGCCGGGCAAGGTTCAGTGCCCGTTCCACAACCATCGCGGCGAAGAGGAGATGTTCTTCATCCTGGAAGGTGAGGGCGAGCTACGCTTCGGCGACAAGCGCTTTCCGATCCGCCAGCACGACGTCATCGCCTGCCCAACCGGGGGAGCTGAAGTGGCCCACCAGATCATCAACACCGGCACGACGACGATGCGGTATCTGGCATTGTCGACGCTGGTCGATGCCTGCGAGTACCCGGACTCGGGCAAGGTGATGGTCGTCTCCGGCAAGCCGGGATTTCCCGGGCTCCGCAAGATGTTCCGGGCCGAGAATACGACCGACTACTACGACCGCGAGAGCAGGTAA
- a CDS encoding GcvT family protein: MAEFPKTAKVVIVGLGGIVGASIAHHLIERGWTDIVGIDKSGVPTDIGSTAHASDFCYTTSHDYLSVWTTQYSIDFYEKMGHYARIGGLEVARAGDDSWMEEIKRKLSSAKAFGTRAHYVSPSEIKAMFPLIEEDQVMGGMFDPDAGLVIPRSQTVAGKLVDAAEKSGKLQVFGNTPATSLIVEGGRIKGVVTHRGTIMADHVVVCAGIWGRLIAEMVGEDLPVMPVDHPLTFFGPYNEFEGTGKEIGFPLLRDQGNSAYMRDTGDPRTTEGGQIEWGYYEQTNPRLCHPRELLEKHEARLSPSQRDLDMEQIMEPLERAMQLTPILGEIGYNESHSFNGLLQVSAAGGASCGESQKVRGLWYCVAIWVKDGPGYGKLIADWMTDGRTEIDHNSIDYARFYPHQLEEKFIEGRTFEAAQKIYFPAVHTREPYATGRNIKRSPFYEREVELGGYFMELGGWERAHGYKANEHLLEKYGNRVPVRENEWDSRHFWRVSNAEHLAMSEDCGIVNLSHFHMVDIEGPDHVELLEWLCAAKIGGEGNIGKGVYTHFLDDEGMVRADFTVFRMADRCRLVNGADAGPRDFHYMKRVAEDRGLDVTITDTSEKFITIGIWGPNARETLKKVVANPDGLDQENFAFAAIKQIEIAGKPVTAFRISYVGEQGWELHMKYEDGLAVWDALRSTGVMAFGVETYANSRRMEKSLRLQNADLLTQYNLIEADLARPKVKDVDFRGKAKHLEYKAREHQPAMLCTLVMTDNTDRNGVKRYPVGTLPVMDPQTGEVLVDELGRRSYTTSIAFGPTIGKNIALAYLPHAYCQEGRKLNVEYFAETYPVEVVGIGYKPLYDPENLKPRS; the protein is encoded by the coding sequence ATGGCTGAGTTTCCGAAAACGGCAAAGGTCGTCATCGTTGGGTTGGGCGGCATCGTGGGCGCATCGATTGCCCATCACCTGATCGAGCGCGGCTGGACCGACATCGTCGGCATCGACAAGTCGGGCGTGCCGACCGACATCGGCTCGACGGCGCATGCCTCTGACTTCTGCTACACCACCAGCCACGACTATCTCTCGGTCTGGACCACGCAGTACTCGATCGATTTCTACGAGAAGATGGGCCACTACGCCCGCATCGGCGGCCTCGAGGTGGCGCGCGCCGGTGACGACAGCTGGATGGAGGAGATCAAGCGCAAGCTTTCCTCGGCCAAGGCGTTCGGCACCCGCGCGCATTATGTTTCGCCCTCCGAGATCAAGGCGATGTTCCCGCTGATCGAGGAAGATCAGGTGATGGGCGGCATGTTCGATCCCGATGCGGGCCTGGTCATCCCGCGCTCGCAGACGGTCGCAGGCAAGCTTGTCGATGCCGCCGAGAAGTCCGGCAAGCTCCAGGTTTTCGGCAACACCCCGGCGACGTCGCTTATCGTCGAGGGCGGCCGCATCAAGGGCGTCGTCACCCATCGCGGCACCATCATGGCCGACCACGTCGTCGTCTGCGCCGGCATCTGGGGCCGCCTGATCGCCGAAATGGTCGGCGAGGACCTGCCGGTCATGCCGGTCGACCACCCGCTGACCTTCTTCGGCCCGTATAACGAGTTCGAGGGCACCGGCAAGGAAATCGGCTTCCCGCTGCTGCGCGACCAGGGCAACTCAGCCTATATGCGTGACACCGGCGACCCCAGGACTACCGAGGGCGGCCAGATCGAGTGGGGCTACTACGAGCAGACCAATCCGCGCCTCTGCCATCCGCGCGAGCTCCTGGAAAAACATGAGGCGCGCCTGTCGCCGTCGCAGCGCGATCTCGACATGGAACAGATCATGGAGCCGCTTGAGCGCGCCATGCAGCTGACGCCGATCCTTGGCGAGATCGGCTACAACGAGAGCCACTCCTTCAACGGCCTGCTGCAGGTTTCCGCTGCCGGCGGCGCCTCCTGCGGCGAAAGCCAGAAGGTGCGCGGCCTCTGGTACTGTGTCGCCATCTGGGTCAAGGACGGCCCCGGCTACGGCAAGCTGATCGCCGACTGGATGACCGACGGCCGCACCGAGATCGACCACAACTCAATCGACTATGCCCGCTTCTACCCGCACCAGCTGGAAGAGAAGTTTATCGAAGGCCGCACCTTCGAGGCGGCCCAGAAGATCTATTTCCCGGCCGTTCATACCCGCGAGCCCTATGCCACCGGCCGCAACATCAAGCGCTCGCCCTTCTACGAACGTGAAGTAGAGCTCGGCGGCTACTTCATGGAACTTGGCGGCTGGGAGCGTGCGCATGGCTACAAGGCCAATGAGCACCTGCTGGAGAAGTACGGCAACCGCGTGCCGGTGCGCGAGAACGAGTGGGACTCCAGGCACTTCTGGCGCGTCTCCAACGCCGAGCATCTGGCAATGAGCGAGGATTGCGGCATCGTCAACCTCAGCCACTTCCACATGGTCGATATAGAAGGCCCAGACCATGTCGAGCTCTTGGAATGGCTCTGCGCTGCCAAGATCGGCGGCGAGGGCAACATCGGCAAGGGCGTCTACACCCACTTCCTCGACGACGAGGGTATGGTGCGCGCCGACTTCACCGTCTTCCGCATGGCCGACCGCTGCCGGCTGGTGAACGGTGCCGACGCCGGCCCTCGCGACTTCCACTACATGAAGCGTGTCGCCGAGGATCGTGGCCTCGACGTCACCATCACCGACACCTCGGAAAAATTCATCACCATCGGCATCTGGGGTCCGAACGCCCGCGAGACGCTGAAGAAGGTGGTGGCGAACCCTGATGGTCTCGACCAGGAAAACTTCGCCTTCGCCGCGATCAAGCAGATCGAGATCGCGGGCAAGCCGGTCACCGCCTTCCGCATCTCCTATGTCGGCGAGCAGGGCTGGGAATTGCACATGAAATACGAGGATGGCCTCGCCGTCTGGGACGCGCTGCGCTCGACCGGCGTCATGGCCTTCGGCGTCGAGACCTATGCCAATTCGCGCCGCATGGAAAAGAGCCTGCGCCTGCAGAACGCCGACCTGCTCACCCAGTACAATCTCATCGAGGCCGATCTTGCCCGCCCGAAGGTCAAGGATGTCGATTTCCGCGGCAAGGCCAAACATCTTGAATACAAAGCGCGTGAGCACCAGCCGGCTATGCTGTGCACGCTGGTCATGACTGACAACACCGACAGGAATGGCGTCAAGCGTTACCCGGTCGGCACGCTGCCGGTCATGGACCCGCAGACGGGCGAAGTGCTTGTCGACGAGCTCGGTCGCCGGTCCTACACGACCTCGATCGCCTTCGGCCCGACCATCGGCAAGAATATCGCGCTGGCCTATCTGCCGCACGCCTATTGCCAGGAAGGCCGCAAGCTGAATGTCGAGTATTTCGCCGAGACCTATCCTGTCGAGGTTGTCGGAATCGGCTACAAGCCGCTCTATGATCCGGAGAACCTCAAGCCGCGCAGCTGA
- a CDS encoding site-2 protease family protein: MLLFSAVLLHELGHLWAARRSKIAAERIEFYLFGGFILFRPFGQIRAPWAWIYAAGPMVNLALGLLFLAGYHLLAASAGPGLSLVPPPLEPLRLLAWTFALGALLNLALACLNLLPALPLDGGFIARELLQARLSPQAAMRIVGIFGLTLSTLRIVAMLWMASKGFLIWMPPPFGPNWRAARGIRKARPRKPAPEEAATLEWRGKGGRPIRR; encoded by the coding sequence GTGCTGCTGTTTTCGGCGGTGCTGCTTCACGAACTCGGCCATCTCTGGGCCGCGCGCCGCAGCAAGATCGCCGCCGAGCGCATCGAATTCTATCTGTTCGGTGGGTTTATCTTGTTCAGACCATTCGGCCAGATTCGCGCGCCATGGGCATGGATCTATGCTGCCGGGCCGATGGTGAACTTGGCCCTGGGGCTGTTGTTTCTGGCCGGCTATCATCTATTGGCTGCCTCCGCAGGGCCAGGTCTCAGCCTTGTCCCGCCACCGCTCGAACCTTTGCGCCTGCTGGCGTGGACCTTTGCGCTGGGCGCGCTCCTCAATCTTGCGCTCGCATGTCTCAATCTGCTGCCGGCCCTGCCTCTCGACGGGGGATTCATAGCCAGGGAGCTGTTGCAGGCAAGGCTGAGCCCGCAAGCCGCGATGCGGATCGTCGGGATTTTCGGCCTTACCCTGTCGACACTGCGCATAGTTGCCATGCTGTGGATGGCATCGAAAGGCTTCCTGATCTGGATGCCTCCGCCCTTCGGTCCAAACTGGCGGGCGGCGCGAGGCATCCGGAAGGCCAGGCCGAGGAAGCCAGCGCCGGAAGAAGCCGCGACGTTGGAGTGGCGCGGCAAAGGCGGACGGCCAATCCGACGGTGA
- a CDS encoding TetR/AcrR family transcriptional regulator, with the protein MAGTGPQTKGETRDLTREDWLIAAVAALADGGVEAVRVERLAKSLGVSKGSFYWHFKDRPQLLAAILDLWDVDFTQQLIDNAAGLATPQLRLRHLARDALARTVYGIDSARAEAAIQSWAATDLQVAERLRAVDTARLAYLERELAAAGQQPDKARARAKVLYLALLGLYAARGYNPELADDGAYLALVELALQ; encoded by the coding sequence ATGGCTGGGACTGGTCCGCAGACAAAAGGCGAGACAAGGGACCTGACGCGCGAAGACTGGCTGATCGCCGCCGTAGCTGCCCTGGCGGATGGCGGCGTTGAGGCAGTCAGGGTCGAGCGCCTCGCCAAGTCGCTCGGCGTCAGCAAGGGCTCGTTCTACTGGCACTTCAAGGACCGTCCGCAATTGCTAGCAGCGATCCTCGACCTTTGGGATGTCGACTTCACACAGCAGCTCATAGACAATGCGGCCGGATTGGCGACGCCGCAATTGCGCCTGCGCCATCTCGCCCGGGATGCCTTGGCAAGAACCGTCTACGGCATCGATTCAGCACGCGCAGAAGCCGCGATCCAGTCGTGGGCTGCGACCGACCTCCAGGTTGCGGAGCGTCTGCGAGCCGTCGACACCGCCCGCCTCGCCTATCTCGAAAGGGAACTCGCTGCCGCCGGCCAGCAACCAGACAAGGCCCGCGCCAGGGCGAAGGTGCTTTATCTGGCCTTGCTCGGGCTTTACGCGGCGCGCGGCTACAATCCGGAGCTCGCTGACGATGGCGCCTATCTCGCGCTGGTTGAATTGGCCCTGCAGTAG
- a CDS encoding DUF6463 family protein, with the protein MVKWSAIALISLGIIHMLVLGAEIPAELPNWLSLNLWTWDHWAPLRAQPLDLALSGGVFWQSIGSLAIPLVILGALIFWLDRRGLPIPVFVGWGLVVWTAVMTAIMPPSGLTIVFVVSVFLTIGLQARSRTYGNSSVG; encoded by the coding sequence ATGGTCAAATGGAGCGCCATTGCGCTGATTTCGCTCGGCATCATTCATATGCTCGTGCTCGGGGCCGAAATCCCCGCGGAACTGCCGAACTGGTTGTCGCTCAATCTCTGGACCTGGGATCACTGGGCGCCGCTCAGGGCCCAGCCGCTCGACCTGGCACTTTCCGGCGGTGTGTTCTGGCAATCCATCGGGTCGCTGGCCATCCCGCTGGTCATTCTCGGCGCCCTCATCTTCTGGCTCGATCGCCGCGGCCTGCCGATCCCCGTTTTCGTCGGTTGGGGCCTTGTCGTCTGGACCGCCGTCATGACGGCGATCATGCCGCCCAGCGGCTTGACCATCGTCTTCGTCGTTTCAGTCTTCCTTACGATCGGCCTGCAAGCTCGGTCGAGGACGTACGGCAATTCCTCGGTGGGGTAA
- a CDS encoding DUF1194 domain-containing protein: MSAVAKALLAGGAALALMLGLGLHADAAEQVDVELVLAVDVSLSMSPDELEIQRHGYAAALTHERVLEAIAEGAYGKIAVTYVEWAGSTSQIVVVPWTVIANRADAERVVRQLSAKPPNSARRTSISSALEFGTDLFAESGYRGLKRVIDISGDGPNNQGPPVDLIRDAAVAQGITINGLPLMTNGGFGNAYDVEDLDRYYADCVIGGPGAFMIPVNEWSQFPEAIRRKLVMELAGPSSRHWAAEEAAHPPVMLAQSEPKYDCLIGEKLWRDRSWLWDSR; encoded by the coding sequence ATGTCTGCCGTGGCCAAAGCTCTTCTCGCAGGCGGTGCTGCTTTGGCGCTGATGCTGGGTCTCGGCCTGCACGCCGATGCAGCCGAACAGGTCGATGTCGAACTGGTGCTGGCCGTCGACGTGTCGCTCTCCATGTCGCCTGATGAACTCGAGATACAGCGCCACGGCTATGCGGCAGCGCTGACCCATGAGCGGGTGCTGGAGGCGATCGCCGAGGGAGCCTATGGCAAGATCGCGGTGACTTATGTCGAGTGGGCCGGTTCGACGTCGCAGATCGTCGTCGTGCCCTGGACGGTCATTGCCAATCGCGCCGATGCCGAACGTGTGGTGCGGCAATTGTCGGCCAAGCCGCCCAACAGCGCGCGCCGGACCTCGATCTCCAGCGCGCTCGAGTTCGGCACCGATCTTTTCGCCGAAAGCGGCTATCGCGGCCTGAAGCGGGTGATCGACATCTCGGGCGACGGACCGAACAACCAGGGGCCGCCGGTGGATCTCATCCGCGATGCTGCGGTGGCGCAAGGCATCACCATCAACGGCCTGCCGCTAATGACCAATGGCGGCTTTGGCAATGCCTATGATGTCGAGGATCTAGACCGCTATTATGCCGACTGCGTCATCGGCGGGCCGGGCGCCTTCATGATCCCGGTGAATGAGTGGTCGCAGTTTCCGGAGGCGATCCGGCGAAAGCTGGTCATGGAACTGGCCGGACCGTCTTCGCGCCACTGGGCGGCGGAGGAAGCGGCGCACCCGCCTGTGATGCTTGCCCAGTCGGAGCCAAAATACGACTGCCTGATCGGCGAAAAGCTCTGGCGCGACCGCTCCTGGCTGTGGGACAGCCGCTAG
- a CDS encoding peptidase inhibitor family I36 protein, giving the protein MKRLALLATVASALVAGSANAQYDDDVACEMYEHNGYGGRVLPMRADQSISFRAGRFWNDRVSSVRVAPGCTLVVYQHSGMQGASEEFDRNARSLGGWNDQISSAECICDGYQDDGDDGSDPYRRQ; this is encoded by the coding sequence ATGAAACGCCTAGCACTCCTTGCCACCGTCGCATCGGCCCTGGTGGCCGGCAGCGCCAACGCCCAATATGACGACGACGTCGCCTGCGAGATGTACGAGCATAACGGCTATGGCGGCCGCGTCCTGCCGATGCGAGCCGACCAGTCGATCAGCTTCCGCGCCGGCCGGTTCTGGAACGACCGCGTTTCGTCGGTGCGGGTGGCGCCCGGCTGCACCCTTGTGGTCTACCAGCACAGCGGCATGCAGGGCGCGTCGGAAGAGTTCGACCGCAATGCCCGCTCCCTCGGCGGCTGGAACGACCAGATATCGTCGGCAGAGTGCATCTGCGACGGCTATCAGGACGACGGCGACGACGGTTCCGACCCGTACCGGCGACAGTAG